A single Desulfobaculum xiamenense DNA region contains:
- a CDS encoding acetate kinase encodes MKILVINSGSSSIKYQLFDMAARSVMASGVVERIGLDMGSLTHKRYPGTPDESKSVFEQPIPDHEVGMELVIEKLIDANIGVIHDTSEIDGVGHRVVHGGEKFTTPMLVDDTVKKGIEEVAPLAPLHNPGHLAGINVAQRLFPNAAHVTVFDTAFHQSIPPHAYHYAVPYELYEELHVRRYGFHGTSHHYVAKRAAQLLGRPLDELNLITVHLGNGSSITAIKKGKSYDTSMGLTPTGGVIMGTRSGNIDPAIIGFLAREKGMDIQQIDDLLTKKAGLQGICGMSDMRDIHAAREKGDVRAQLALDMACHRVRMYIGAYMAELGHVDGVIFTAGIGENDDIVRYNSISGLEEYGIVIDAEANAKRPDEWMRISTDDSRIPVFVIRTNEELEIALQTMDLITRKS; translated from the coding sequence ATGAAGATACTGGTCATCAATTCCGGCAGCTCGTCCATCAAGTACCAGCTGTTCGACATGGCAGCCCGTTCGGTCATGGCGTCTGGCGTGGTGGAGCGCATCGGCCTCGACATGGGCAGCCTGACCCACAAGCGCTACCCCGGCACTCCGGACGAATCCAAGAGCGTCTTCGAGCAGCCCATCCCGGACCACGAGGTCGGCATGGAGCTGGTCATCGAGAAGCTCATCGACGCGAACATCGGCGTCATTCACGACACTTCGGAGATCGACGGCGTCGGCCACCGCGTGGTGCATGGCGGCGAGAAGTTCACCACGCCCATGCTGGTGGATGACACGGTCAAGAAGGGCATCGAGGAGGTCGCACCGCTTGCGCCCCTGCACAACCCCGGACACCTCGCGGGTATCAATGTGGCCCAGCGCCTGTTCCCCAACGCGGCGCACGTCACCGTGTTCGATACGGCCTTCCATCAGAGCATTCCGCCGCATGCGTATCACTACGCCGTGCCATACGAGCTGTACGAGGAATTGCACGTGCGCCGTTACGGCTTCCACGGCACCTCGCACCACTACGTGGCCAAGCGTGCGGCCCAGCTTCTGGGGCGTCCGCTCGACGAGCTGAACCTCATTACGGTGCACCTCGGCAATGGCAGCTCCATCACGGCCATCAAAAAGGGCAAGAGCTATGACACGTCCATGGGACTCACCCCCACGGGTGGCGTGATCATGGGCACCCGCTCCGGTAACATCGACCCCGCCATTATCGGCTTCCTCGCCCGCGAGAAGGGCATGGACATCCAGCAGATCGACGACCTGCTGACCAAGAAGGCGGGCCTGCAGGGCATCTGTGGCATGTCCGACATGCGCGATATCCACGCCGCGCGGGAGAAGGGCGACGTGCGCGCCCAGCTCGCACTGGACATGGCCTGCCACCGCGTACGCATGTACATCGGTGCCTACATGGCCGAACTGGGGCATGTGGACGGCGTCATCTTCACTGCAGGAATCGGCGAGAACGACGACATCGTCCGCTACAACTCCATAAGTGGACTGGAAGAATACGGCATCGTCATCGATGCCGAGGCCAACGCCAAGCGTCCCGACGAGTGGATGCGCATCTCCACCGATGATTCGCGCATTCCCGTGTTCGTCATCCGCACCAACGAGGAGCTAGAGATAGCTCTCCAGACCATGGACCTCATCACGAGAAAGTCCTGA
- a CDS encoding LutC/YkgG family protein has product MSSVDTLVTEFTQRAEKVGAVVSMVKSMSEAFAYTVDLCERKDACQLLLSGCGLPLSDAAGEMCEARTQPKVVAAPALAGEEREALAAACEAKGMTLISDGMRKHLAGIDIGFTVAEYGIAETGTIVQNSNSEELRLATMVSENHVAVLPVSRIRATSYDVEREFVNMVDASPSYMAFITGPSRTADIERVLALGVHGPLELHILLLEGE; this is encoded by the coding sequence ATGAGTTCAGTCGATACTCTGGTCACGGAGTTCACACAGCGCGCCGAGAAGGTCGGTGCGGTGGTCTCCATGGTGAAGAGCATGTCCGAGGCCTTCGCCTACACGGTTGATCTGTGCGAGAGGAAGGATGCCTGCCAGTTGCTGCTTTCGGGCTGTGGCCTGCCGCTGTCCGACGCCGCTGGCGAGATGTGCGAAGCACGGACCCAGCCGAAGGTCGTCGCCGCGCCCGCCCTTGCGGGAGAGGAGCGCGAGGCCCTTGCCGCTGCATGCGAAGCGAAGGGAATGACCCTCATCAGCGATGGGATGCGTAAGCACCTTGCAGGAATCGACATCGGTTTCACCGTGGCCGAGTACGGCATCGCCGAGACCGGCACCATCGTCCAGAACTCCAACAGCGAGGAACTGCGACTGGCGACCATGGTCAGCGAGAATCACGTGGCCGTGCTACCCGTCTCGCGCATTCGTGCCACGTCCTACGATGTGGAGCGCGAGTTCGTGAACATGGTTGACGCGTCCCCGAGCTACATGGCCTTCATCACCGGTCCCAGCCGTACGGCAGACATCGAACGCGTGCTCGCCCTTGGCGTGCATGGTCCGCTGGAACTCCACATCCTGCTGCTGGAGGGCGAATAG
- the ldhH gene encoding L-lactate dehydrogenase (quinone) large subunit LdhH, with product MQKSTNLSEYRKSCQEALGDDFLREAMDKFATAYRANRVNAFADMHEKELIAEIAESKDAAIARLPELFEQFRAKAEAAGVKVHLARTAGEANEIIARIARDNGVKKIVKSKSMTAEETLLNHALEDEFEVVETDLGEWIIQLRHEGPSHMVMPAIHLSRHQVRDLFSEVTGQQQESDIQKLVKVARRELRRHYAEADMGISGANFAIAETGSIGLVTNEGNARLVTTLPRVHVALCGLDKLTPSIHDALRVLKALPRNATGQALTSYVTWITGANECATAEGGRKEMHVVFLDNGRSAMAEDPDFAQVLRCVRCGACANVCPVYRLVGGHKMGHIYIGAIGLILTYFFHGRDKARNLVQNCINCGACKEVCAAGIDLPRLIKEIHSRILDEDGHPTYSDLLGKLMKNRKLFHTLLRTAKLGQAPLKDGEGFLRHLPLMFFKEHNYRALPTIAEKPFRDMWKEIEPKLTGTKLRVGLFAGCVQDFVYPEQMAAAVKVMDHGKAHMDFPMEQSCCGLPLQMMGETAHAAEVAAQNVAALDPARYDYIVTLCASCASQLKHSYPRLLADDPAMSLKAKQFADKVIDFSSFVRDVLGIGADDFQNVAVTTKTAYHAPCHLCRGLGVVGTSQELISDSGLDYVKADEEDVCCGFGGTFSMKFPEESKELLNKKLDNVAKTGAKQLLTDCPGCVMQLRGGARRRGDDLQVRHIAEALAERLK from the coding sequence ATGCAGAAGTCCACGAATCTTTCCGAGTACCGCAAGTCCTGTCAGGAGGCACTTGGCGATGACTTCCTGCGCGAGGCCATGGACAAGTTCGCCACCGCCTACCGCGCCAACCGCGTCAATGCCTTCGCCGACATGCACGAGAAGGAACTCATCGCCGAAATCGCCGAGTCCAAGGACGCCGCCATCGCGCGTCTGCCGGAACTCTTCGAGCAGTTCCGCGCGAAGGCCGAGGCCGCTGGCGTGAAGGTGCACCTTGCCCGCACGGCTGGCGAGGCCAACGAGATCATCGCCCGCATCGCGCGCGACAACGGCGTGAAGAAGATCGTCAAGTCCAAGTCCATGACCGCCGAGGAGACGCTGCTGAATCACGCCCTCGAAGACGAGTTCGAGGTGGTGGAGACCGACCTCGGCGAGTGGATCATCCAGTTGCGCCATGAAGGTCCCTCGCACATGGTCATGCCTGCCATCCATCTCTCGCGCCATCAGGTCCGCGACCTGTTCAGCGAAGTGACTGGCCAGCAGCAGGAGTCCGACATTCAGAAGCTCGTCAAGGTTGCCCGCCGCGAACTGCGCCGCCACTACGCCGAGGCGGACATGGGCATCTCCGGTGCGAACTTCGCCATCGCCGAGACCGGCTCCATTGGCCTCGTCACCAACGAGGGCAATGCCCGCCTCGTGACCACGCTGCCCCGTGTGCACGTGGCCCTGTGCGGTCTGGACAAGCTGACCCCGAGCATCCACGACGCCCTGCGCGTGCTCAAGGCCCTGCCGCGCAATGCCACCGGTCAGGCGCTGACCTCCTACGTCACGTGGATCACCGGTGCCAACGAGTGTGCCACGGCCGAGGGCGGCCGCAAGGAAATGCATGTCGTGTTCCTCGACAACGGCCGTAGCGCCATGGCCGAGGACCCCGATTTCGCGCAGGTGCTCCGGTGCGTGCGCTGCGGCGCGTGCGCCAACGTTTGCCCCGTGTACCGACTGGTGGGCGGCCACAAGATGGGCCACATCTACATCGGTGCCATCGGTCTCATCCTGACCTATTTCTTCCATGGGCGCGACAAGGCCAGAAACCTCGTGCAGAACTGCATCAACTGCGGTGCATGCAAGGAGGTCTGCGCCGCGGGTATCGACCTGCCGAGGCTCATCAAGGAGATCCACTCGCGCATCCTCGACGAGGACGGCCACCCCACGTATTCCGACCTGCTTGGCAAGCTCATGAAGAACCGCAAGCTCTTCCACACGCTGCTGCGCACGGCCAAGCTCGGTCAGGCTCCGCTCAAGGACGGCGAAGGCTTCCTGCGCCACCTGCCGCTCATGTTCTTCAAGGAGCACAACTACCGCGCCCTGCCCACCATCGCCGAGAAGCCCTTCCGCGACATGTGGAAGGAGATTGAGCCGAAGCTCACCGGCACCAAGCTGCGCGTGGGTCTGTTCGCGGGCTGCGTGCAGGATTTCGTGTACCCCGAGCAGATGGCCGCCGCCGTGAAGGTGATGGACCACGGCAAGGCGCACATGGACTTCCCCATGGAGCAGTCCTGCTGCGGTCTGCCTCTGCAGATGATGGGCGAGACCGCCCACGCCGCCGAGGTCGCCGCGCAGAACGTGGCCGCGCTCGATCCCGCGCGCTACGATTACATCGTCACCCTGTGCGCGTCCTGCGCATCGCAGCTCAAGCACAGCTACCCCCGTCTGCTGGCCGATGATCCGGCCATGTCCCTCAAGGCGAAGCAGTTCGCGGACAAGGTCATCGACTTCAGCTCCTTCGTGCGCGACGTGCTCGGCATCGGCGCAGACGACTTCCAGAACGTGGCCGTAACCACGAAGACCGCCTACCACGCTCCGTGCCACCTGTGTCGCGGGCTTGGCGTGGTCGGCACCTCGCAGGAGCTCATCAGCGACAGCGGGCTCGACTACGTGAAGGCGGACGAGGAGGACGTGTGCTGCGGATTCGGCGGCACCTTCTCCATGAAGTTCCCCGAGGAATCCAAGGAACTGCTCAACAAGAAGCTCGACAACGTCGCCAAGACCGGCGCGAAACAGCTGCTCACCGACTGCCCCGGCTGCGTTATGCAGCTTCGCGGCGGTGCGCGCCGTCGTGGTGACGACCTTCAGGTCCGGCACATCGCCGAGGCCCTTGCCGAGCGCCTGAAATAG
- a CDS encoding acyl-CoA thioesterase, which yields MKGKTKRESTTMLTQRMLPQDANPAGNVHGGVTLKYIDIAGGTVAMRHCRTNAVTASIDRMDFLQPVYVGDLVTFKASLNYTGRTSMEVGVRVEAENMFTGEKRYCASAYLTFVALDKDGRPHEVPPLILETDEDHRRWREAEARRAIRKQERQRERESQRAAQTASLNEQGDDESC from the coding sequence ATGAAGGGAAAGACCAAGCGCGAATCGACCACCATGCTCACCCAGCGGATGCTGCCGCAGGACGCCAACCCAGCGGGCAACGTTCACGGCGGCGTGACGCTCAAGTACATCGACATAGCGGGCGGCACCGTGGCCATGCGCCATTGCCGCACCAACGCCGTCACGGCGTCCATCGACCGCATGGACTTCCTGCAGCCCGTGTACGTGGGGGATCTGGTCACCTTCAAGGCCAGCCTCAACTACACCGGCCGCACGTCCATGGAAGTCGGCGTGCGCGTGGAGGCCGAGAACATGTTCACCGGCGAGAAGCGCTACTGCGCGTCGGCCTATCTGACCTTCGTGGCGCTGGACAAGGACGGGCGACCGCACGAGGTCCCGCCGCTCATCCTCGAAACGGACGAGGACCATCGCCGCTGGCGCGAGGCCGAGGCCCGCAGGGCCATCCGCAAGCAGGAGCGCCAGCGCGAGCGCGAATCCCAGCGGGCCGCGCAGACCGCATCACTCAACGAACAGGGAGACGACGAGTCATGTTGA
- a CDS encoding Dabb family protein, translating to MLKHIVLWVLKDEAEGDTAAGNAAKLKERLEALKGRVPGPVELEVGINVDPAGGVSHVALYSVFENAEALQGYAVHPLHLEVVDFIRKVAAERRCVDYEF from the coding sequence ATGTTGAAGCACATCGTGTTGTGGGTGCTGAAGGACGAGGCCGAGGGCGACACCGCCGCTGGCAATGCCGCCAAGCTGAAGGAGCGCCTCGAAGCGCTCAAGGGCCGTGTGCCTGGCCCCGTGGAGCTGGAGGTCGGCATCAACGTCGATCCGGCGGGCGGCGTGTCGCACGTGGCGCTGTATTCGGTGTTCGAGAACGCTGAGGCCCTGCAGGGCTACGCCGTGCATCCCCTGCATCTCGAAGTGGTCGACTTCATCCGCAAGGTGGCCGCCGAGCGCCGCTGCGTGGATTACGAATTCTAG
- a CDS encoding YbhB/YbcL family Raf kinase inhibitor-like protein, translating into MKLTSSSFQEGTRIPIQFTCDASDFSPSLDWEDAPEGTESFAVICDDHDAPAGTWTHWVIYGIPGVAFRLAAKIPRTAEHPSGMRQGVNSFGNIGYNGPCPPEGHGKHDYVFTIYALDTTPDLAPEATRDELLAAMDGHTLATAQLTGHYSR; encoded by the coding sequence ATGAAACTCACCAGCAGTTCCTTTCAGGAAGGGACGCGCATTCCCATCCAGTTCACCTGCGACGCCAGCGACTTCTCCCCCTCTCTCGACTGGGAGGACGCGCCCGAGGGCACCGAAAGCTTCGCCGTCATCTGCGACGATCACGACGCCCCCGCCGGAACCTGGACGCACTGGGTCATCTACGGCATCCCCGGCGTGGCCTTCCGCCTCGCGGCCAAGATTCCCCGCACCGCGGAGCACCCCTCCGGCATGCGCCAGGGCGTGAATTCCTTCGGCAACATCGGCTACAACGGCCCCTGCCCGCCCGAGGGACACGGCAAGCACGACTACGTCTTCACCATCTACGCGCTGGACACGACGCCCGACCTCGCCCCCGAGGCCACCCGCGACGAACTCCTCGCGGCCATGGACGGGCACACCCTCGCCACGGCGCAGCTCACGGGCCACTACTCCCGCTGA
- a CDS encoding alkaline phosphatase family protein, producing MPKRCVLMLLDGAGDRAQAALGGRTPLQAARMPNLDRLARAGASGLYHASMPGRPLASENAHFALFGYRLQEFPGRGALEALGAGIALGPRDVAVLAHLASLRNEGGVLFLDSDRPSVAEEETAALCAELSTYEGDGIGISFHPYAGLFGILRLRGDVSPHITDTNPMREGAALSEPAALWHHASDNSSLRTSRVLLEYLTWAHRRLDAHPVNAERRRRGLAPVNGMVTQRAGQRRLVERFPERFGLRGASVCAGVVYWGLCEYLGMDCLRMEDGADCGEDFARRLDAAMNALGTHDFVHVHSKAPDLASHAKNPEGKVAVLEALDAAIGRHLERMLGDPDLLVVVAADHSAPSSGPLVHSGECVPVAMAGAGVRVDDVAAFDEVHAARGALGTLRGPEIMYTVLDLLDRSKQSGIMDTPTDQPFWPGNYRPFRMEPEA from the coding sequence ATGCCGAAGCGATGCGTGCTCATGCTGCTGGACGGAGCGGGCGACCGGGCGCAGGCCGCCCTTGGCGGGCGTACCCCCCTTCAGGCCGCACGGATGCCGAATCTCGACAGGCTGGCCCGGGCCGGTGCCAGCGGGCTGTATCACGCGTCCATGCCCGGACGTCCGCTGGCCAGCGAAAACGCCCACTTTGCCCTGTTCGGCTACCGCCTGCAGGAGTTTCCCGGACGCGGAGCGCTGGAGGCCCTTGGCGCGGGTATCGCACTCGGCCCGCGCGACGTGGCGGTGCTGGCGCATCTGGCCAGCCTGCGCAACGAGGGTGGCGTTCTTTTCCTCGACTCGGACCGTCCGTCCGTGGCGGAGGAGGAGACGGCCGCGCTGTGTGCGGAGCTCTCGACCTACGAGGGCGACGGCATTGGCATATCATTCCATCCCTACGCGGGGCTGTTCGGCATCCTGCGCCTGCGGGGCGACGTGTCGCCCCATATCACGGACACCAATCCCATGCGTGAGGGAGCGGCCCTCTCGGAGCCTGCCGCCCTGTGGCATCATGCGTCGGACAATTCCTCACTGCGCACGTCGCGCGTTCTGCTCGAGTATCTGACGTGGGCGCATCGCCGTCTCGACGCGCATCCCGTCAACGCCGAGCGGCGCCGTCGCGGTCTTGCGCCCGTCAACGGCATGGTCACCCAGCGCGCCGGGCAGCGGCGGCTGGTGGAGCGCTTTCCCGAGCGCTTCGGCCTGCGCGGGGCAAGCGTGTGTGCTGGCGTGGTGTACTGGGGGCTGTGCGAGTATCTGGGCATGGACTGCCTGCGCATGGAGGATGGCGCGGACTGCGGCGAGGACTTTGCGCGGCGGCTGGATGCGGCCATGAACGCCCTTGGCACCCACGATTTCGTGCATGTGCATTCCAAGGCCCCGGATCTGGCCAGCCACGCCAAGAATCCCGAGGGCAAGGTGGCGGTGCTGGAGGCGCTCGACGCGGCCATCGGCAGGCATCTGGAGCGGATGCTCGGCGATCCGGACCTGCTTGTGGTGGTGGCCGCGGACCACAGCGCGCCCAGTTCCGGACCGCTGGTGCATTCGGGGGAGTGCGTTCCCGTGGCCATGGCCGGGGCCGGGGTGCGCGTGGACGATGTGGCGGCTTTCGACGAGGTCCACGCCGCGCGCGGAGCGCTTGGGACGCTGCGCGGGCCGGAGATCATGTATACGGTGCTCGACCTGCTGGATCGCTCCAAGCAGTCTGGCATCATGGATACGCCGACGGATCAGCCGTTCTGGCCGGGCAACTATCGTCCTTTCCGCATGGAGCCGGAGGCTTGA
- a CDS encoding sensor domain-containing protein — protein MALGELMSGAAQVAAISAQTAWAVFWLALVVACAVALGRRARWFPRVRGRVRLGGADDFRWREHEVLRHIMAATPSPLSFMDAGGRIRLANPAYEDMVGRSAEEIMGRTAVDVFPPEAAKALMHMDAQLLTSDGPAVLRQELRLEVQPGDVRDVVVTKELLRDAHGRTFGVVGVFTDVTETRRHMRELVENRNLLVSFIDTVPDLVFYKDAHGVYRSCNAAFAAFAGCAQEEVVGRSDYELFDESVASSFREQDSETLATMRPSLREVWVTRADGTPALMEAVKVPLLGAQGDLLGIVGISRDITRRRATETALRNAEDVYRNIFDNASEGLFSTSPQGRFLRVNRAMAELFGYDSPEEMVATVRNSGRDIFVHDEERKAMLERLVLEGVIRNMRFKARRRDGSVMWAGASLRGIRTEHGELVSIEGIISDITEYVEAVSEMEHRATHDHLTGLANRAVFEETLERMLAQSERSGERVAVLYMDLDGFKGINDTYGHQTGDTLLVAVGQRICSRLRRSDLAARLGGDEFAVLLWNVAGREAVASYAQDVVDALSRSFDCDDVTCRVGVSIGASICPDHGCDAQTLVRLADRALYRMKAEGKGGYRFADPEADAEE, from the coding sequence ATGGCGCTTGGCGAACTGATGTCGGGGGCTGCACAGGTGGCGGCCATTTCCGCGCAGACGGCGTGGGCGGTCTTTTGGCTCGCGCTGGTCGTGGCGTGCGCCGTTGCGCTTGGCAGGCGGGCGCGGTGGTTCCCGCGCGTGCGGGGCCGAGTGCGGCTCGGCGGCGCGGACGATTTCCGCTGGCGCGAGCACGAGGTGCTGCGCCACATCATGGCGGCCACGCCAAGCCCGTTGTCCTTCATGGACGCCGGGGGGCGCATCCGGCTGGCGAATCCCGCCTATGAGGACATGGTTGGCAGATCGGCCGAGGAGATAATGGGGCGGACCGCCGTCGACGTGTTCCCGCCCGAGGCCGCCAAGGCCCTCATGCATATGGATGCGCAGCTTTTGACCAGCGACGGCCCGGCCGTCCTGCGGCAGGAACTTCGTCTGGAGGTGCAACCCGGCGACGTGCGCGACGTCGTCGTGACCAAGGAGCTGCTGCGCGACGCGCACGGTCGCACGTTTGGCGTGGTGGGCGTGTTCACGGACGTGACCGAGACGCGGCGGCACATGCGCGAACTCGTCGAGAATCGCAATCTTCTCGTGTCGTTCATCGATACTGTGCCGGACCTTGTGTTCTACAAGGACGCGCACGGAGTGTACCGGAGCTGCAATGCCGCGTTCGCCGCCTTCGCGGGCTGTGCGCAGGAGGAAGTGGTCGGGCGGAGTGATTACGAGCTGTTCGATGAATCGGTGGCCTCGTCGTTTCGCGAGCAGGATAGCGAGACACTCGCCACCATGCGGCCAAGCCTGCGCGAGGTGTGGGTGACGCGCGCTGACGGGACGCCCGCGCTCATGGAGGCGGTAAAGGTGCCGCTTTTGGGGGCGCAGGGCGATCTGCTCGGCATCGTGGGCATAAGCCGGGACATCACCCGTCGCCGCGCCACGGAAACCGCCCTGCGCAACGCCGAGGACGTCTATCGCAACATTTTCGACAACGCCAGCGAGGGGCTGTTTTCCACGAGTCCACAGGGTCGCTTCCTGCGGGTGAATCGCGCCATGGCCGAGCTGTTCGGATACGATTCGCCAGAGGAAATGGTCGCCACCGTCAGGAACAGCGGTCGCGACATTTTCGTGCACGACGAGGAACGCAAGGCCATGCTGGAGCGCCTTGTGCTGGAGGGCGTGATCCGCAACATGCGCTTCAAGGCCCGAAGGCGCGACGGAAGCGTCATGTGGGCCGGGGCCAGCCTGCGCGGCATCCGGACGGAGCATGGCGAACTGGTGAGCATCGAGGGCATCATTTCGGACATAACGGAGTATGTGGAGGCCGTAAGCGAGATGGAGCATCGGGCGACGCACGATCATCTGACCGGCCTCGCCAATCGGGCCGTGTTCGAGGAGACTCTTGAGCGAATGCTGGCCCAGAGCGAGCGCTCCGGCGAGCGCGTGGCCGTGCTGTACATGGACCTCGACGGATTCAAGGGAATTAACGACACCTACGGTCATCAGACGGGCGACACGCTTCTCGTTGCCGTGGGGCAGCGCATCTGTTCGCGGCTGCGACGCTCTGACCTTGCCGCGCGCCTTGGCGGCGACGAATTCGCTGTGCTGTTGTGGAATGTCGCCGGGCGCGAGGCCGTGGCCTCCTACGCACAGGACGTGGTGGACGCGCTGTCGCGATCCTTCGACTGCGACGACGTGACCTGTCGCGTTGGAGTGAGCATCGGCGCGAGCATCTGCCCGGACCACGGCTGCGACGCTCAGACCCTCGTCCGGCTGGCGGACAGGGCGCTCTACCGCATGAAGGCGGAGGGCAAGGGCGGGTACCGCTTCGCCGATCCGGAGGCCGACGCGGAGGAGTAG
- the folD gene encoding bifunctional methylenetetrahydrofolate dehydrogenase/methenyltetrahydrofolate cyclohydrolase FolD, translating to MILLDGKATAAAIRSELKDKVAAQEARGIRTPGLAVILVGEDPASQVYVRNKEKACENVGIRSLAYRLPADSTQDAVEGLIRELNARDDVDGILLQLPLPKGLDSQACLDLIAPDKDVDGFHPVNMGRLALGLPGFAPCTPAGVIELLRRHNVTTSGKRAVVIGRSNIVGKPMAMMLWGYGDFANATVTVCHSRTPELAKLCAEADILVAAIGRPHFVTADMVKDGAVVVDVGINRTDDGLVGDCDFAAIKDKVSAITPVPGGVGPMTIAMLLVNTVKACENHLGLAN from the coding sequence ATGATCCTGCTGGATGGCAAGGCTACCGCTGCCGCAATCAGAAGCGAGTTGAAGGACAAAGTGGCGGCACAGGAGGCCCGTGGCATCAGAACGCCCGGTCTGGCCGTCATTCTCGTCGGCGAGGACCCCGCGTCGCAGGTCTACGTCCGCAACAAGGAAAAGGCCTGCGAAAACGTCGGCATCCGCTCGCTGGCCTACCGCCTGCCCGCAGACTCCACGCAGGACGCCGTGGAAGGCCTCATCCGCGAGCTCAACGCCCGCGATGACGTGGACGGCATCCTTCTCCAGCTTCCGCTGCCCAAGGGCCTCGACAGTCAGGCCTGCCTCGACCTCATCGCGCCCGACAAGGACGTGGACGGATTCCACCCCGTGAACATGGGCCGCCTCGCCCTCGGCCTGCCCGGCTTCGCCCCCTGCACTCCCGCAGGCGTCATTGAGCTGCTGCGCCGCCACAATGTCACCACCTCCGGCAAGCGCGCCGTGGTCATCGGCCGCTCCAACATCGTGGGCAAGCCCATGGCCATGATGCTCTGGGGCTACGGCGACTTCGCCAATGCCACGGTCACCGTGTGCCATTCCCGCACGCCCGAGCTCGCCAAGCTCTGCGCCGAGGCCGACATCCTCGTGGCAGCCATCGGCCGCCCGCACTTCGTCACCGCCGACATGGTCAAGGACGGCGCGGTGGTCGTGGACGTGGGCATCAACCGCACGGACGACGGCCTCGTGGGTGACTGCGATTTCGCAGCCATCAAGGACAAGGTCAGCGCCATTACCCCGGTTCCCGGCGGCGTCGGTCCCATGACCATCGCCATGCTGCTGGTGAACACGGTCAAGGCCTGCGAGAACCATCTCGGCCTCGCGAACTAG